In Lacrimispora indolis DSM 755, a genomic segment contains:
- a CDS encoding MBL fold metallo-hydrolase has product MELKKISGRIFYYPHQQETDRPMLVYLKGEKIMIAIDAGNSADHVDEFYKALEVAGLKKPDFTIITHWHWDHTFGMHHIHGLSIAHNRTNEFLDIERAKLSDSAYIQFLKENDECLSREYEDNKKIVAVLSDIQFEKELTVNLGGMTAKIFHAESPHSEDTVLIYVPEEKVLFLGDSTSEDFFNDSYMDREKLEKLINLIEGTDYQYCILGHADPLTKCELLYYLKSI; this is encoded by the coding sequence ATGGAACTGAAAAAAATAAGCGGCAGGATATTTTATTATCCACATCAGCAGGAAACAGACCGTCCTATGCTGGTTTATCTAAAAGGTGAAAAAATTATGATTGCCATTGATGCAGGTAATTCAGCAGACCATGTTGATGAATTTTATAAAGCTTTAGAAGTTGCGGGATTAAAAAAGCCGGATTTTACAATCATAACCCATTGGCATTGGGATCATACATTTGGAATGCATCATATTCATGGACTATCCATTGCTCATAACAGAACGAACGAGTTCTTGGATATTGAACGAGCCAAACTATCAGACAGTGCATATATACAATTTCTAAAAGAGAATGATGAGTGCCTCAGCAGAGAGTATGAAGATAATAAGAAAATTGTTGCCGTACTATCGGATATTCAATTTGAAAAAGAACTTACTGTTAATTTGGGCGGAATGACTGCAAAGATCTTCCATGCAGAATCGCCCCACTCAGAAGATACCGTGCTTATTTATGTGCCTGAAGAAAAAGTATTGTTTTTGGGAGATTCAACAAGTGAGGATTTCTTTAATGATTCTTACATGGATAGAGAGAAATTAGAGAAATTGATAAATCTGATAGAAGGTACAGATTATCAATATTGTATTTTGGGTCATGCAGACCCACTTACTAAATGTGAGTTATTGTATTATTTGAAATCGATATAA
- a CDS encoding putative immunity protein yields MILPKIRDKRFITVRRGGTLSDEDHHLLAVWAAQCAQHVLHYFEEMRPDDDRLRNDICWFVFNKDL; encoded by the coding sequence ATGATATTGCCTAAAATCCGTGACAAAAGGTTCATCACAGTTCGCCGAGGCGGTACATTGTCAGATGAGGATCACCATCTGTTGGCGGTTTGGGCAGCACAGTGCGCTCAGCATGTCCTGCACTATTTTGAAGAAATGCGTCCGGATGATGACCGTTTGCGAAATGATATTTGCTGGTTTGTGTTCAACAAGGATTTGTAA
- a CDS encoding VOC family protein codes for MVTPYITFAGNCSEALEFYQTAFSSKILMSQPYGEYVPEGVTAPPLNLKDWILHAEMNICDTVFWFADEIAEPVSKGNMIKLTTKVPSAKEAQKIFDVLSVGAHITLPPTKTFYSTFHAGLMDKYGVSWNLVAEEPPSQP; via the coding sequence ATGGTTACACCTTATATTACATTTGCAGGAAATTGCAGTGAAGCATTGGAGTTTTACCAGACAGCTTTTAGTAGTAAAATTCTAATGTCACAGCCATATGGAGAGTATGTACCGGAAGGTGTTACTGCTCCGCCGTTAAATCTAAAAGACTGGATTTTACATGCTGAAATGAATATCTGTGATACAGTTTTTTGGTTTGCAGATGAAATAGCAGAGCCAGTGTCCAAAGGTAACATGATAAAATTAACTACAAAAGTACCCTCCGCAAAAGAGGCACAAAAAATTTTTGATGTATTGAGCGTTGGTGCTCATATTACCCTTCCGCCGACAAAAACATTTTACAGCACATTTCATGCGGGGCTTATGGATAAGTACGGCGTAAGTTGGAATCTCGTTGCCGAAGAGCCGCCCAGTCAACCTTAG
- a CDS encoding AAA family ATPase, whose translation MLEKAIYLITGVMASGKSTVAELLTSKIEKSVHLRGDIFRTMIVSGRAEMSPQPSDEAIRQLHLRYRLAADAAKTYYDNGFSVVMQDNYYGQELARVLDMLGDRRVHVIVLCPNVETVKQRETLRGKVGYVGFTPEALYADFMRETPKIGFWLDTSAQLPEQSVEDILLHFREQRNESGN comes from the coding sequence ATGCTGGAAAAAGCAATTTACTTAATTACCGGCGTTATGGCATCTGGAAAATCAACAGTTGCAGAACTGCTCACTTCAAAAATTGAAAAGAGCGTACATTTACGCGGTGATATATTTCGCACAATGATTGTATCAGGACGTGCTGAGATGTCCCCGCAGCCGTCCGATGAAGCAATCCGGCAGCTGCATCTGCGCTATCGTTTGGCTGCAGATGCGGCAAAAACCTATTATGATAATGGATTTTCCGTAGTTATGCAGGACAATTATTACGGTCAGGAACTTGCCCGCGTATTAGATATGCTGGGAGATCGTCGTGTACATGTAATAGTACTTTGTCCAAATGTGGAAACAGTAAAGCAGCGTGAAACATTGCGGGGAAAGGTTGGGTATGTTGGTTTTACGCCAGAAGCTCTATATGCGGATTTTATGAGAGAAACTCCTAAAATTGGATTTTGGCTTGACACCTCAGCGCAGTTACCGGAGCAATCGGTGGAAGATATTTTGTTACATTTCAGGGAGCAGAGGAACGAATCAGGTAATTGA